In Aminobacterium sp. MB27-C1, a single genomic region encodes these proteins:
- a CDS encoding RtcB family protein: MKNMLKRVDSVRLILEKEALSGMMVPGLIFADHYIEKTLEQDSALQQVANVACLPGILGYSFAMPDIHWGYGFPIGGVAAFEVDKGIISPGGVGYDISCGVRLLSSYIKLSDILPTLDSVSSSLFSAVPSGVGATSTVKLSSRDLDAVLCKGAHWAVKEGYGIHSDLEHTEQNGCIEGALCEAVSSRAKERGKNQLGTLGSGNHFLEIQVVDEIYDKNAASRMNLEEGCITVMIHCGSRGLGHQVCDDYLKVMRRAMSKYKINVPDRQLCCAPILSEEGQSYIGAMRAAANFALANRQIIGSAVRDVFAHFFPGRPLFTVYDVSHNMAHIEKHVWEKRKVEVCVHRKGATRSYEGQPVLIPGSMGTASYVLVGTQKAEEETFASTCHGAGRVLSRSESMRRTKGMNLFEEMARRGVTVMADSPRTLGEEMPEAYKDISAVVEVVHKAQLSLKVARLRPIAVIKG; encoded by the coding sequence ATGAAAAATATGTTAAAGAGAGTGGATAGTGTTCGTTTGATTTTAGAGAAAGAAGCATTATCAGGAATGATGGTGCCGGGATTGATCTTTGCTGATCACTATATAGAAAAAACATTGGAACAAGACAGTGCATTGCAACAGGTAGCAAATGTAGCATGTTTGCCTGGGATTTTAGGTTACAGTTTCGCTATGCCAGACATTCATTGGGGATATGGATTTCCTATAGGCGGAGTTGCTGCTTTTGAAGTAGATAAAGGCATAATCTCACCTGGAGGAGTTGGATATGACATATCCTGTGGAGTTCGCCTCCTTTCCTCTTATATTAAACTATCAGATATTTTACCTACTCTAGATTCAGTATCTTCTTCCCTTTTTTCAGCAGTACCAAGCGGTGTTGGAGCAACAAGTACAGTGAAATTATCATCAAGAGATTTAGATGCCGTTCTTTGTAAGGGGGCTCATTGGGCGGTCAAAGAGGGATATGGTATACATAGCGACTTGGAACATACAGAGCAAAATGGTTGTATTGAAGGCGCTCTTTGTGAGGCTGTTTCTTCCAGAGCGAAAGAGCGAGGTAAAAATCAGCTTGGAACACTGGGATCTGGTAACCATTTTCTTGAAATTCAGGTTGTAGATGAAATCTACGATAAAAACGCAGCATCGCGCATGAATCTTGAGGAAGGATGTATAACCGTCATGATTCATTGTGGAAGTCGAGGACTTGGTCATCAAGTTTGCGATGATTACCTGAAAGTCATGCGTAGGGCTATGTCTAAATATAAAATTAATGTTCCTGATCGACAACTGTGCTGTGCTCCTATACTCTCTGAAGAGGGGCAAAGCTATATTGGAGCTATGAGAGCTGCTGCGAACTTTGCTTTGGCTAACAGGCAGATTATAGGATCAGCGGTGCGAGATGTTTTTGCTCACTTTTTCCCAGGAAGACCTCTTTTTACTGTCTATGACGTTAGCCATAATATGGCTCATATAGAAAAACATGTATGGGAGAAACGGAAAGTAGAAGTATGTGTCCATCGTAAAGGGGCTACCCGATCCTATGAAGGGCAACCTGTACTTATTCCCGGTAGCATGGGAACTGCCAGTTATGTTTTGGTAGGAACTCAAAAAGCAGAGGAAGAAACTTTTGCTTCTACATGTCATGGAGCTGGTCGTGTCTTAAGCCGGAGCGAGTCGATGCGCCGGACAAAAGGTATGAATTTGTTTGAAGAGATGGCTCGGCGAGGTGTGACGGTAATGGCAGATAGCCCACGAACATTAGGGGAGGAAATGCCCGAAGCATATAAGGATATTTCCGCTGTTGTAGAGGTTGTACATAAAGCCCAACTCAGTTTAAAGGTGGCTCGTCTTCGACCTATAGCTGTAATAAAAGGTTAA
- a CDS encoding archease yields the protein MVWKEIEHTADVGFEVDALSLDELFKEAAFALYGVCYGNTLSDENIHDGSRYTILLDGIDLEELVVSWLNELIYIYEKHRMLFIPLTLVVRKNTWHLEADGVLVKSHSVRMSAKAATYGGLVIYEEPKPFLRIFLDV from the coding sequence ATGGTCTGGAAAGAGATAGAACATACTGCAGATGTAGGGTTTGAGGTAGACGCTCTTTCTCTTGATGAATTATTCAAGGAAGCAGCTTTTGCTCTCTATGGTGTTTGTTACGGGAATACTTTATCTGATGAAAATATTCATGATGGAAGCCGTTACACAATTTTACTTGATGGAATAGATCTCGAAGAACTGGTTGTTTCATGGCTTAACGAGCTTATTTATATTTATGAAAAACATAGAATGCTCTTTATTCCTTTAACTCTCGTAGTAAGAAAAAATACATGGCATCTTGAAGCAGATGGCGTTCTTGTAAAGAGTCATTCAGTGCGGATGTCAGCCAAAGCTGCAACATATGGAGGACTTGTTATTTACGAGGAACCCAAACCTTTTCTCAGAATTTTTCTTGATGTGTAG
- a CDS encoding NADP oxidoreductase codes for MSKPKVATVWLEACAGCHMSFLDIDERIIDLLEKVDLTATPVTDIKEFPEVEVGVISGALGNEEEVHLAKEMRKKCKILIAWGDCAVFGGINCMRNFMKAEDVLKEGYINTVSTVNPQGIIPGEDIPKLLPHAVPVDYEVKVDVYVPGCPPDADTIYYVFQEILQGRIPKVPVDMMRYD; via the coding sequence ATGTCTAAACCAAAAGTAGCTACTGTCTGGCTTGAGGCATGCGCCGGATGTCATATGTCATTTCTTGATATTGATGAACGGATTATAGACCTCCTTGAGAAGGTAGATCTGACGGCTACGCCTGTGACAGACATAAAAGAATTTCCAGAAGTCGAAGTTGGCGTTATCTCTGGAGCCTTGGGAAATGAAGAGGAAGTACATCTCGCCAAGGAAATGCGGAAGAAATGCAAGATCCTTATTGCATGGGGAGATTGCGCTGTTTTTGGCGGAATTAACTGTATGAGAAACTTCATGAAAGCAGAAGACGTACTGAAAGAAGGATATATCAATACTGTCTCTACAGTAAATCCTCAGGGCATTATCCCTGGAGAAGATATTCCTAAATTGCTACCCCATGCCGTGCCTGTAGATTATGAAGTAAAAGTTGACGTGTATGTTCCCGGATGTCCTCCGGATGCAGACACTATTTACTATGTTTTCCAAGAAATTTTGCAGGGACGTATTCCTAAAGTGCCTGTAGATATGATGAGATACGATTAG
- a CDS encoding sodium ion-translocating decarboxylase subunit beta, whose product METIFEGIASITIQQGIMIGVGLLLIYLAIVKEYEPALLLPMGFGAILVNIPLTSALTQIVAGTSHPGALSLLFDIGISTELFPLLIFIAVGAMIDFTPLFQSPMTALFGFTAQAGIFLTMGLALLLGFDINEAASIGIIGAADGPTSIYVSSRFAPHLLGPISVAAYSYMALVPLIQPPVIRLLTTKDERKIAMTYAEKPVSKRLKVLFPICVTLIAGILAPASVSLIGFLMFGNLLRESGVVDRLAKGAQNELANIVTILLGLGISATLTADRFLQPSTLAILGMGLVAFILDTAVGVLSARFMNCFLTKKINPMIGAAGISAFPMAARVVQKMAYKEDKNAFILMPAVAANVSGQIGSVLAGGILLALLG is encoded by the coding sequence TTGGAAACTATCTTTGAAGGCATTGCTTCCATAACAATACAGCAAGGCATTATGATAGGTGTGGGTTTACTTCTTATTTATTTAGCTATTGTTAAAGAGTATGAGCCAGCATTACTTCTTCCCATGGGGTTCGGTGCCATATTAGTCAACATTCCGTTGACATCGGCTTTAACTCAAATTGTAGCGGGGACCTCTCATCCTGGAGCTCTTTCATTGCTCTTTGATATAGGTATTTCTACAGAACTTTTTCCTCTTCTTATTTTTATAGCTGTTGGAGCTATGATTGATTTTACACCTCTTTTTCAGTCTCCAATGACAGCTCTTTTTGGTTTTACAGCTCAAGCTGGCATCTTCCTGACAATGGGGCTGGCGCTCTTGCTGGGGTTTGATATTAATGAAGCGGCTTCCATAGGCATTATCGGAGCGGCAGATGGGCCTACCTCCATATATGTTTCTTCTCGTTTTGCACCTCATCTCTTGGGGCCTATTTCTGTAGCTGCTTACTCATATATGGCACTCGTTCCTCTTATTCAGCCACCTGTAATACGATTATTGACAACGAAGGATGAACGTAAAATTGCAATGACCTACGCAGAAAAACCTGTTTCCAAGAGATTAAAGGTCCTCTTCCCTATTTGCGTTACTTTGATTGCTGGAATATTAGCTCCGGCCTCTGTTTCTCTTATTGGCTTTCTTATGTTTGGAAACCTTCTTCGAGAGAGCGGCGTTGTAGACCGTCTTGCCAAAGGAGCCCAAAACGAACTGGCAAATATTGTAACCATTCTTCTCGGACTTGGAATCTCAGCTACTCTTACCGCAGATCGTTTCTTGCAACCGTCAACCCTTGCCATTTTAGGAATGGGACTTGTTGCCTTTATTCTTGATACTGCCGTTGGTGTTCTTTCGGCTCGTTTCATGAATTGTTTCCTAACTAAAAAAATAAATCCGATGATAGGAGCTGCAGGAATTTCTGCTTTTCCTATGGCAGCGCGGGTTGTACAAAAAATGGCATATAAAGAAGATAAAAATGCTTTTATTCTTATGCCGGCAGTTGCCGCAAATGTCTCGGGACAAATAGGTTCTGTTTTAGCTGGAGGAATTCTCCTCGCTCTTTTAGGGTAA
- a CDS encoding DUF362 domain-containing protein, protein MISMMLMKQESYEKNSLKQKINRIFNHFIDERQIILENATVLLKPNLLSASLPEKRITTDPAVVESIAEAVLDRGGHPIIADSPGLDRFSSVAEKTGMNTIAQKLHIPVVELTNPTPIPVSRQARFHRIELSQTALDADFIINIPKLKTHAQMLFTLGVKNLFGTVVGQQKASWHYNVGLNRDIFAELHLDIYEALSPTLTIIDGIWGMDGHGPGNGNPHFFGLLAASDDAINLDVTICRMLHVKLKDFPLYRAAQKRDLILDKSCIFFNCEEPDSFDFQHVNMPNLDSLHLLPPFLDVISKRYLVSRPVHKPEKCIRCRKCEEICAAQAVTLDSYGKLNFDYNKCIRCFCCQEVCPNDAIEFRKGLVLKLLDLIKSRC, encoded by the coding sequence ATGATTTCTATGATGCTCATGAAACAAGAAAGCTACGAAAAGAATTCCCTGAAACAAAAAATAAATCGTATATTTAATCACTTTATAGATGAAAGGCAAATTATTTTAGAGAACGCCACTGTTTTATTGAAACCCAATCTGCTCTCGGCATCTCTTCCGGAAAAAAGAATAACAACTGACCCAGCAGTCGTGGAAAGTATCGCCGAAGCAGTGCTAGATAGAGGTGGTCATCCAATAATAGCTGATAGTCCAGGTCTAGATCGCTTCTCTTCTGTTGCTGAAAAGACCGGGATGAACACTATAGCCCAAAAGCTTCATATTCCGGTTGTTGAATTGACAAACCCTACACCTATTCCTGTCTCTCGCCAGGCTCGTTTCCATCGTATTGAATTGTCACAAACAGCTCTTGATGCAGATTTTATTATTAATATCCCCAAGCTTAAGACTCATGCACAAATGCTTTTTACTCTTGGGGTTAAAAATCTCTTTGGAACTGTTGTTGGTCAGCAAAAGGCTTCCTGGCATTACAATGTTGGTTTGAATCGTGATATTTTTGCTGAGCTTCACCTCGATATATATGAAGCGCTTTCTCCCACATTAACAATTATTGATGGCATTTGGGGTATGGACGGTCATGGCCCTGGAAATGGGAATCCACACTTTTTTGGTTTACTGGCTGCTTCAGATGATGCTATAAATCTTGACGTTACAATTTGCCGCATGCTTCATGTAAAGCTTAAGGATTTTCCTCTATATCGAGCCGCACAAAAAAGAGACTTGATTCTAGATAAATCCTGCATCTTTTTTAATTGTGAAGAACCAGACTCCTTCGATTTTCAACATGTTAATATGCCCAACCTTGACTCACTACATCTTCTTCCTCCTTTTTTGGATGTTATTTCGAAACGATACCTCGTTTCACGTCCCGTGCATAAACCAGAAAAATGCATTCGATGCAGAAAATGCGAAGAAATATGTGCAGCCCAAGCTGTAACTTTGGACTCATACGGGAAACTTAATTTCGATTACAATAAATGTATTCGGTGCTTCTGTTGCCAAGAAGTATGTCCTAATGATGCTATTGAATTTCGAAAAGGTTTGGTGCTCAAACTACTCGATCTTATAAAGAGCAGGTGTTGA
- a CDS encoding formate--tetrahydrofolate ligase — protein sequence MMLSDIEIAQQAQMKPIVEIASQLGIDEEELELYGKYKAKVTYGLWDRIKDREDGKLVLVTAITPTPAGEGKTTTTVGLAQGLAKLGKKVSIGLREPSLGPSFGVKGGAAGGGYSQVVPMEDINLHFTGDLHAITAAHNLLAALLDNHLQQGNVLNIDSRRVVFRRVMDLNERALRNVIVGLGGKANGVPRESGFDITVASEVMAILCLSGSIHELKERLSQIVVAYTYEGKAVTAGDLNAQGSMAVLLKDALKPNLVQTLEHVPAFVHGGPFANIAHGCNSLQATKYGLKLSDYFITEAGFGADLGAEKFFDIKCRMGGLNPSAVVIVATVRALKMHGGVAKSDLTNENIEALSKGIPNLEKHIENMQSFGLPVVVAINRFPTDTERELELVRERCGALGVSVALSEIWAKGGEGGIELAEEVLKAVEAKNTFHQLYETTLSPKEKIEKIAKEIYGAKSVTYTAQAEKDLEEIHRLGKDDLVICMAKTQASISDNPTLIGRPEGFELTVREVRLSAGAGFIIPITGSIMTMPGLPKVPAAMRIDVDDNGNITGLF from the coding sequence ATGATGCTAAGCGATATTGAAATAGCACAGCAGGCCCAAATGAAGCCTATTGTGGAGATAGCTTCTCAGTTAGGTATCGACGAAGAGGAATTGGAGCTTTACGGAAAGTACAAGGCGAAGGTAACGTACGGACTCTGGGATCGGATCAAGGATCGAGAGGACGGAAAGCTTGTATTGGTGACAGCCATAACCCCGACTCCGGCAGGAGAGGGAAAGACAACGACGACAGTAGGTCTCGCCCAGGGCCTGGCGAAGCTTGGCAAGAAGGTGAGCATAGGTCTTCGCGAGCCGTCTTTGGGGCCGAGCTTCGGAGTCAAGGGCGGTGCGGCAGGAGGCGGTTACTCCCAGGTTGTTCCCATGGAGGATATCAACCTCCACTTTACCGGAGACCTTCATGCAATAACGGCAGCCCATAACTTGCTGGCAGCCTTGCTCGACAACCATCTGCAGCAGGGCAACGTATTGAACATAGATTCGCGCCGAGTTGTTTTCCGTCGAGTCATGGATCTGAACGAACGAGCCCTTCGGAACGTGATCGTCGGTCTTGGAGGGAAGGCGAACGGTGTGCCTCGCGAGTCAGGATTTGATATTACGGTAGCCTCCGAAGTGATGGCCATTCTGTGTCTTTCAGGCAGCATTCATGAGTTGAAGGAGCGTCTTTCCCAAATTGTAGTTGCCTATACGTACGAAGGTAAGGCCGTAACGGCAGGGGATCTGAACGCCCAGGGCTCAATGGCGGTCTTGTTGAAAGATGCGTTGAAGCCGAATCTTGTGCAGACTCTTGAGCATGTCCCAGCCTTTGTTCACGGAGGTCCCTTTGCGAATATAGCCCACGGCTGTAACAGCCTGCAGGCGACGAAATATGGTCTGAAGCTTTCCGATTACTTCATTACCGAGGCCGGATTCGGAGCGGATCTTGGAGCAGAGAAGTTCTTCGACATCAAGTGTCGTATGGGTGGATTGAACCCATCGGCGGTAGTGATCGTGGCGACAGTCCGAGCCTTGAAGATGCATGGCGGAGTGGCGAAGAGCGACCTGACGAATGAGAATATAGAGGCGTTATCGAAGGGGATTCCGAACCTTGAGAAGCATATAGAGAACATGCAGAGCTTCGGTCTTCCAGTTGTAGTGGCAATCAACCGTTTCCCGACAGACACGGAGAGAGAACTTGAGCTTGTGCGCGAGCGATGTGGAGCCCTCGGTGTATCGGTAGCGCTGTCGGAGATCTGGGCGAAGGGCGGCGAAGGCGGCATAGAGTTGGCGGAAGAGGTATTGAAGGCAGTAGAAGCGAAGAACACCTTCCATCAGCTGTACGAGACGACATTGAGCCCGAAGGAAAAGATCGAGAAGATAGCGAAGGAGATCTACGGAGCGAAGAGTGTGACCTATACGGCCCAGGCCGAGAAAGACCTTGAAGAGATTCATCGTTTGGGTAAGGATGATTTGGTGATATGCATGGCGAAGACGCAGGCTTCCATCTCTGATAACCCGACGTTGATAGGTCGTCCAGAAGGCTTTGAGCTGACGGTGAGAGAAGTTCGCCTGTCGGCGGGAGCAGGTTTCATTATTCCCATAACGGGATCGATAATGACCATGCCTGGCCTTCCGAAAGTTCCAGCCGCTATGAGAATTGACGTTGACGATAACGGAAATATTACCGGCTTGTTCTAA
- a CDS encoding Ni/Fe hydrogenase subunit alpha produces the protein MCAEKAKTIVVNPVSRIEGHGKITVMLDQKGEVTGARFHVTQFRGFEAFTQGRDFREMPVITPRICGICPVSHHLASAKACDAILGVTLTPTAHKLRELMHMGQFIQSHALSFFHLSSPDLLFGFDADPAVRNVAGLVNKFPDLAVMGVTMRKFGQEVIKTLGGKKVHPWHSIPGGVNRSLREDERDEILAGIPKVKEDLRKALDLIKNYLAEHGNEAKEFATLETSYLGLVREGNLELYDGRIRLRSPRGRITDEFDSTEYATFIGEHVEPWSYLKFPFYKPLGFPHGSYRVGPLGRVNACDTISTPEAASELAAFRKLTEDGIVHYTMYYHYARLIEIMYAVERMEELLHDEDITGRELRITSNDLQPEGIGVIEAPRGTLIHHYQVNEKGAITKVNLIVATGHNNYAMNKGVELVAKKYIHGETVEEGVLNRMEHVIRCYDPCLSCSTHAVGRMPLKLSILDAMGKEIRTIEKH, from the coding sequence ATGTGTGCAGAAAAAGCAAAGACCATTGTTGTTAATCCTGTCTCCCGTATTGAGGGACATGGAAAAATTACAGTAATGCTCGATCAAAAGGGAGAAGTTACCGGGGCCCGTTTTCATGTCACGCAGTTTAGAGGATTTGAGGCGTTTACACAGGGACGTGATTTCCGTGAAATGCCCGTAATTACACCTCGAATTTGTGGAATTTGCCCTGTCAGTCACCATTTGGCATCTGCGAAAGCATGCGATGCTATTCTTGGTGTAACGTTGACTCCCACGGCGCATAAACTTCGTGAGCTTATGCATATGGGGCAGTTTATTCAGTCTCATGCTCTTTCTTTCTTCCACCTTTCAAGTCCTGATCTTTTGTTTGGATTTGATGCTGATCCTGCCGTTCGTAATGTAGCTGGTCTGGTCAATAAGTTCCCAGATTTGGCTGTTATGGGTGTAACAATGAGAAAATTTGGTCAGGAAGTTATTAAGACTCTTGGCGGTAAGAAAGTACACCCATGGCACAGCATTCCTGGTGGGGTAAACAGAAGTTTGAGGGAAGACGAGCGAGATGAGATTCTGGCTGGCATTCCAAAGGTAAAAGAAGATCTTCGCAAGGCTTTAGATCTAATCAAAAATTATTTGGCTGAGCATGGTAACGAAGCTAAAGAATTTGCAACTTTAGAGACTTCTTATCTTGGGCTTGTACGAGAAGGAAATCTTGAACTTTATGATGGACGGATTCGTTTACGTAGCCCGAGAGGTCGTATAACAGACGAGTTTGATTCAACTGAATATGCGACTTTCATAGGTGAACACGTAGAGCCATGGAGCTATCTGAAGTTCCCCTTCTATAAGCCATTGGGATTCCCTCATGGTAGCTATAGAGTTGGACCTTTGGGACGTGTTAATGCTTGCGATACTATTTCAACTCCTGAAGCTGCGTCAGAATTGGCTGCTTTCAGAAAGTTGACAGAAGATGGCATTGTTCACTACACAATGTATTATCACTATGCTCGGTTGATCGAAATTATGTATGCAGTGGAACGTATGGAAGAACTACTGCACGATGAGGATATTACCGGCAGGGAACTAAGGATTACGTCAAATGACCTTCAGCCAGAGGGTATTGGTGTTATCGAAGCTCCTCGTGGGACGCTGATTCATCACTATCAAGTGAATGAAAAAGGTGCCATTACTAAAGTAAACCTTATAGTTGCTACCGGACATAATAACTATGCTATGAATAAGGGCGTAGAACTTGTCGCTAAAAAGTATATACATGGAGAAACAGTAGAAGAGGGTGTTCTTAACAGAATGGAACACGTTATTCGCTGTTATGATCCGTGTCTTTCCTGCTCTACGCATGCTGTGGGTAGAATGCCTTTGAAACTTTCCATACTTGATGCGATGGGGAAAGAAATTCGCACAATTGAGAAACATTAG
- the folD gene encoding bifunctional methylenetetrahydrofolate dehydrogenase/methenyltetrahydrofolate cyclohydrolase FolD: protein MKAQILDGKKVAADVRASIKKEVDSLKAEGKHIPGLAVVLVGENPASKVYVGQKEKKCKEVGFNSFLHKLPATTTEEELLKLIETLNNDKAVDGILVQLPLPPQIGTNKILKAIDPLKDVDGFHPVNMGNLVTGLPAVHPCTPKGIMYMLDAYNIDIEGKHAVVVGRSNIVGKPIAHLLLDRNATVTICHSRTRDLASIVRQADIVVAAVGKPHLITASMVKEGAVIVDVGMNRLEEGLVGDVDFEAVAEVASWITPVPGGVGPLTIAMLLQNTLEAGQKK, encoded by the coding sequence ATGAAAGCTCAAATACTTGACGGAAAAAAGGTAGCAGCAGACGTAAGAGCATCTATAAAAAAAGAAGTTGATTCTTTAAAAGCGGAAGGGAAGCACATTCCAGGACTTGCAGTTGTTCTTGTCGGGGAAAATCCTGCTTCAAAAGTATATGTAGGTCAGAAAGAAAAAAAATGTAAGGAAGTAGGGTTTAATTCTTTTTTACATAAGCTGCCAGCAACGACGACAGAAGAAGAGCTTTTAAAACTTATAGAAACCCTTAATAACGACAAAGCTGTAGATGGAATACTTGTGCAGCTTCCTCTTCCTCCGCAAATTGGTACAAATAAAATATTGAAAGCTATTGATCCGCTAAAAGATGTTGATGGTTTCCACCCTGTAAATATGGGGAATCTTGTAACAGGTTTACCAGCGGTGCATCCTTGTACTCCTAAGGGAATAATGTACATGCTTGATGCTTATAACATAGATATTGAAGGAAAACATGCTGTTGTAGTTGGACGAAGCAATATTGTAGGAAAACCTATTGCCCATCTTCTTCTTGATCGTAATGCTACAGTTACTATCTGTCACAGCAGAACGAGAGATCTTGCTTCAATCGTGCGGCAGGCTGATATTGTTGTAGCAGCTGTTGGCAAGCCTCATCTGATTACTGCTTCGATGGTGAAAGAGGGGGCAGTTATTGTTGATGTTGGCATGAACAGACTTGAAGAAGGTCTCGTAGGAGATGTTGATTTTGAGGCTGTAGCTGAAGTAGCCTCTTGGATTACTCCTGTTCCAGGAGGAGTAGGGCCGCTAACTATTGCTATGTTGCTTCAAAATACGCTGGAAGCTGGACAAAAAAAGTAG
- a CDS encoding hydrogenase maturation protease, whose protein sequence is MRVFVAGFGNPFREDDSVGLFLAPRIASWLEGCGVDVELWTGQQLLPELAYDLENVDLVLFIDADVRPLPEGCILEQVMSDSSLEGLNIHSMGPAWLLSLMDRLDMKQPETWLLSVSGYSFNFAETLTEQCLSDAHKAEEAFHKWWKKREEV, encoded by the coding sequence ATGAGAGTATTCGTTGCAGGATTTGGAAATCCTTTTCGCGAAGATGATAGTGTTGGCTTATTTCTTGCCCCTCGAATTGCCAGTTGGCTTGAAGGTTGCGGAGTTGACGTTGAGTTGTGGACTGGGCAACAACTTTTGCCAGAATTGGCATATGATCTTGAAAATGTTGATTTAGTTTTATTTATAGATGCTGATGTAAGACCGTTACCTGAAGGGTGTATACTTGAGCAGGTTATGTCAGATTCATCTCTTGAAGGATTGAACATACATTCAATGGGGCCTGCATGGTTGCTTTCTTTAATGGATCGTCTTGACATGAAGCAGCCAGAAACTTGGTTGCTTTCTGTTTCAGGATATTCCTTTAATTTTGCAGAGACACTTACTGAACAGTGCCTATCAGATGCTCATAAAGCAGAAGAAGCTTTTCATAAGTGGTGGAAAAAACGAGAGGAGGTTTAA
- the gap gene encoding type I glyceraldehyde-3-phosphate dehydrogenase: MKKVGINGLGRIGRLALRQYVIDPPENIDIVAINDLIPVDELAYLLKYDSIHGKAPFHIEAGPDYLDLDEKRIYVTSISDPSKIPWSERDVEVVLECTGRFTKREKAKGHLEGGAAKVIISAPSESADISIVMGVNEKEYDPLKHSIISNASCTTNSMAPVLKVLNESLGIVYVMATTVHAYTSSQTLVDSPLSKRRRGRAGAFSLIPTSTGAAKATALVLPELKGKLDAIAVRVPIPDGALTDMVVHFESDVSVAEINNILKRASEEELRNIIEYNDEEIVSADILGNPHSGVVDGPSTRVLQNRVAKILVWYDNEYGYSRRMIDVANFISR; the protein is encoded by the coding sequence ATGAAAAAAGTAGGGATTAATGGCCTCGGGCGTATTGGCCGTTTGGCGTTGCGACAGTATGTAATTGATCCTCCTGAGAATATCGATATTGTCGCTATTAACGATCTTATACCTGTAGATGAATTAGCTTACTTACTTAAATATGATTCTATTCACGGCAAGGCCCCTTTCCATATTGAGGCAGGGCCTGATTACCTTGATTTAGACGAGAAACGGATATATGTGACTTCAATTTCAGACCCTTCGAAAATTCCTTGGAGTGAGAGGGACGTTGAGGTCGTGTTGGAGTGTACCGGCCGATTTACGAAGAGGGAGAAAGCCAAAGGACATCTTGAAGGTGGGGCTGCAAAAGTTATTATAAGTGCTCCTTCTGAAAGTGCAGATATAAGTATAGTCATGGGGGTTAACGAAAAGGAGTATGATCCCTTAAAACATTCGATTATTTCCAACGCTTCATGTACTACGAATTCTATGGCTCCTGTTTTAAAAGTACTTAACGAGTCTTTGGGTATCGTCTATGTTATGGCGACGACTGTACATGCGTATACGTCTTCTCAGACGCTCGTTGATTCTCCCTTATCTAAGCGAAGACGAGGACGAGCGGGAGCTTTTTCTCTTATTCCCACATCTACAGGGGCTGCAAAAGCAACAGCTCTTGTCTTGCCTGAGCTGAAGGGCAAGCTTGATGCCATAGCAGTTCGAGTTCCCATACCAGATGGTGCCCTCACCGATATGGTTGTGCACTTTGAATCAGATGTATCTGTTGCGGAAATAAACAATATTCTTAAAAGGGCTTCAGAAGAGGAACTTCGGAATATTATTGAGTATAATGATGAGGAAATCGTTTCTGCCGATATTTTGGGGAATCCGCACTCGGGGGTTGTAGACGGCCCCTCTACGCGAGTTCTTCAGAATAGAGTCGCTAAAATATTAGTGTGGTACGACAATGAGTATGGATACTCAAGGCGAATGATCGATGTAGCGAACTTTATTTCTCGATAA